DNA sequence from the Trichocoleus desertorum ATA4-8-CV12 genome:
TATTGATGACAACCCAGAAGACGCCAGTGCAGTGCGATCGCCCAACTTCCAAATTGCGATCGCCCGCGTTCTAGAAGGTACTCCAGTTCCTGTGTCCGAGACGGAGCCTGTCGGTTGTTCTGTAAAGTGGCGAGTTTAGCGGCTGGCATGGTCTGACCTCTCCCCAAACCCCTCTCCGACGCGGCAAGGGGCTTTGAATCTATCTCCCCTTCCCTGGTAGGGAAGAGGGGCTGGGGGTTAGGTCACAGGCAATTTGCACTCAGTCCTTCTAAAAGCTGACCTCCGACAGCTTAGTGTTATCTTTAGTTGGAGGCAATTTGAGTTAAGAAGTAGTCGCTACATGGGGATTGTTTATCAGCGGGTTTTGTTCAAACTAAGCGGTGAAGCCCTGATGGGCGATCTAGCTTATGGCATTGACCCAGCAGTGGTTCAAGCTATTGCCCAAGAAGTGGCAGATGTTGCGGCAACTGGAGTCCAAGTTGCGGTTGTCGTTGGCGGCGGCAATATCTTTCGCGGTGTCAAGGGAGCGGCAGCTGGGATGGATCGGGCAACTGCCGATTATATCGGGATGATTGCCACCGTCATGAATGCCATGACCTTGCAAGACTCTCTCGAACAGATTGGTGTGCCTACAAGGGTGCAAACCGCGATCGCAATGCAAGAAGTGGCAGAGCCTTACATTCGGCGGCGAGCCATTCGTCATCTCGAAAAAGGGCGCGTGGTAATCTTTGGGGCGGGTTCTGGCAATCCCTTCTTTACAACCGACACGACAGCAGCTTTACGAGCGGCAGAAATCAGTGCGGATGTGTTGTTTAAGGCGACTAAAGTGGATGGGGTTTACGACTCCGATCCGCACCTCAATCCAAACGCCCGCAGATACAAAAGCCTGACCTACGCCCATGTTTTGCAGCAAGATTTGCGCGTAATGGATAGTACTGCGATCGCACTGTGCAAAGATAACAACATTCCTATTATTGTGTTTGACCTCTCGGTACGTGGCAACCTTCTACGCGCCGTGACGGGAGAACCCATTGGAACGATTGTGGGAGGTTCTTGTGAAATTAGCTGACGCTGAAAATTCGATGCAAAAAGCCGTTGAATCGACTCAACGGTCTTTTAATACAATTCGGACGGGACGAGCCAACACATCCCTACTCGACCGAGTCATGGTGGAATATTATGGAGCCCCAACGCCGCTCAAGTCCCTAGCAACCATTAATACTCCAGATGGCAGCACGATTACGGTGCAACCCTTCGATCGCGGTAGCTTGAGTTTGATCGAAAAAGCCATTTCCCTGTCCGACATTGGCTTAACCCCTAGCAACGATGGCTCAACCATTCGCCTAAATATTCCACCGCTCACCAGCGATCGCCGTAAAGAACTCGTGAAGCTAGCGGCAAAGTTCGCGGAAGAAGGCAAAGTCTCAGTTCGTAATGTGCGCCGCGATGCGGTTGATAGCGTCCGCAAACAAGAAAAAGCTGGCGAAGTGTCCGAAGATGAAGCGCGGGACTTACAGGACAAAATTCAAAAGCTGACGGACAAGTACATTGCCAGAATTGAAGAAGTCTTGGCAGAAAAGGAGAAAGATATCACCACAGTCTAAAAGGACAGTCTAGGGAGCTATGCTCAATCGCTGTTCTGAAGCTCAGCTTAGACGTATTGAAGCGCTGGCATGGGTGTCTGACGAACTATATAAGCTAAGTGCATGGGATAACCCTGAACGGAGTAAATTGTATCGATGCACTTCAATGCAGTCTCGCGATTCTGATAAGAACGCAGAACTCGCTTACTGCCATTGGCATACTGCACACATACTTCCCATTTCATCTGCTTAGCCTCATTTCAAGCGTGTTTTGCCGCTCAGAACTTCATCAATCCTTCACAAACTATCCTAGAGGTCACATAGCGACTTTGCACTCAGTGCATTCAATGAACTGTATAACTGTAGTGATTTCACGGATTGATTGTTGTTGAGACGGCACAAATTCCTCCACTTTGAAACTTGAATTGCCAAGCACACTTGTGAAACCCCTGCTGTTTTCCCCTGAAAGACGGCAGGGTTATTCGTATGCTGTTTTACGATTTAAGCTCAACGTGGAAACATTCACCGAGTTACTTCGGTCTGTCAGCTCTGGATGGAATGAGATGATGAGGATTGTCTAGTTGAGCACTTCAACTAAAAGTGTTGGGTTTAGATGCCACTTCCTGTCCTGAGTGTCCTAAGAGATCAGCAAGGCTGGAGTTGTGAACTGATATTCAAGAGTGAGATGCGAGCATGATGTTTGACTGCATTATCGTCGGCGCAGGGCCAGCGGGAGGAACTGCCGCTTACCACTTAGCCAAGCAAGGCCGTTCTGTCCTGCTGCTAGAAAAAGAATCTCTACCCCGTTACAAACCTTGCGGAGGTGGAGTCTCGCCTCAAGTCGCCCAATGGTTTGACTTCGACTTCACGCCAGCGATTTCACTCAAGGTCAACTCCGTACGCTTCACCTGGAACATGGAAGATCCAGTGGAAGTAGAGCTAAAAACTCCAGAGCCCATGTGGATGGTGCGGCGAGATGTGTTTGATCACTTCTTAGTACAGCAAGCCCAAAAGCAGGGAGTAGAGCTACGAGACAACACGGAAGTCACAGGAATTCAGTTTAAGAGCGACCACTGGCAAGTAGATACAGCGAATGGCCCCGTTACAGGCCGCTACCTCATCGCTGCGGATGGTGCCAAAGGCCCAATGGCGAAGTGGCTAAAATTCAAAGAACGGAAGCGGCGCTTGGCAGGAGCTTTGGAAGCAGAGGTGCCCGCTCAAGTAGAAAGCGGCAACCCCATTCACTTTGAGTTCGGCATGGTCAAGAATGGCTACATCTGGAACTTCCCTAAAGCAGATGGCTATTCCCTGGGTATCGGTACATTCCGAGGGGGTGAGCCTCAGGATATGAAGGCTTTGCTGGCTGAGTATGCCACCCTGTTCGGCGTGGATGTAAAGTCTAGCCAACAATATGGCCACCCACTGTGCCTGTGGGACGGCAATCAGAAACTACACACCCAAAATGCGGTACTAGCAGGAGAGGCAGCTTGTGTCGTTGATCCCTTTACCGCAGAAGGTATTCGGCCTTCCATTTTCAGTGGCATGAAGGCGGCTGAAGCTGTTAGTCAAGCTTTAGCAGGCGATCGCAATGCTCTAGAGCGCTATACGCAGATCATCAACGAAGAATGGGGCGAAGATATGGCCTGGGCACAACGCATCGCGGGTCTGTTCTATCGGGTGCCTGGAATTGGTTATAAGGTTGGCATCAAGCGCCCTTCCGCCACAGAGCGCATGGGCAAAATTCTCTGTGGAGAGTTGCGCTACGCCGATGTCGCCAACCGAGCGATTAAGCGGCTCACGAGCAATTTAATTCCTGGCATGGGCGGTTGAAAAGCTATACCCCATGCACCCCTAGGGCGTACGCGGTGCGCCCTACATTTATTTAGAAACTTGCTGTTGATAGGCAAGATAAACCGCCTCTAAAAACAAATCTGGTGTCGTATTCGACGGTACCTTCTCTAATAAAATCACCTCCTTCACCTGACGAGCCAACTGTAAATTGACTTCTGACCTGGCCTTGGCAGACATTTCACTGCGACGTTGCAAGTATTCTCTAATCACAGCAAAGTCATCGGGCAGTAGGTGAGATAAATCCGCAAGTTGGAGCAACTGAACCGCCAAATCTTGGGCTGCCTGAGACGTTGAGAACGCGGTGGCAGTGGGGTGCTCGTCTTGGACTACAACGGTGCCCGCTAGCCAATCACCAAGACGCTTTTCTTTTCGACCAAAGGCAATTAGAAACATGCCCAGAAACAAGGTGTCATCAAGAGGGCGGAGCAAGGCGCGTAAGGTAGCCTGAGCAATACCTATAGGTCTGCCGTCATCCCGCAGCACCCGAATTTTGGTGTAGCGTTTACCAGGGGTTTGTCCCCGCCAAAGGGCTTCAAAACCAACAAAATATCCTTCATAGATAACGAAATTGATCAAGACTGTGATGGCTCGCAACCACAGATCGACATCATCGGCCCTACCAAAAACGCCAACGAAAAACTCTAGAACTTGGTCAGCAACAAAGAGCCAAAAGAACAGAGCCAAGATGAAGGGGATTAACAACACCATGTAGTCAATCAGGAGCGCTAAGGCTCTGTTGCCAATCCCTGCCAACGTAAACTCCAGTTCTACACTTTCGGGTGTCTGGAGAGTAATGCGATTGAAAAAGCGCATAGCAGCCTTACAGTAACTCTTAGCAAAAGCAATTACGGAGTGCCGCGATCGCGCAGCTTAAAGCCCATCCCTTCTCGACGACCTTTGAGGTCATAGTAGACAGCCGCTTTAATGGCTTGCCAAAAGGGAGCAGTGACAATGCTGGTAAAAATAATTAACCCAATGCTGACCAGCAGGGAGATCAAGAACAAGCCTATGGCTCCAGCATCAGGCCCTCCTCCAGTGACGGATACTGCGGCCAAAGACGCGATCGCTAGGATCAGTGGAATAATTGCTAAAACAATGAGCGGAAAGGTAATCAAACCTGCCACTAGCACCACCCCTTGTAGCCTTAGCACATGCCCCTGAGTTAACTCCCAAGAGCGACTAATGGCCTTAGTTCCATCCACCTGGTTTTCCAGAGCTAGCACCACGTCAGGAATAAAAAATCTAGAGTAAGCCCAAATGTAGATCACGAGAACCACAATGCTAGTAATGGCGCTAACCAGACCTATAAGGGCAGACTCGGCCCCCAAGATACCTCCTAGTATCCCTAAAAGAATTGCCTGAGCGATCGATAGGCCAAAGTTAACCCCAAAAAGAATCAGTCCGACTAGAAGTTGCACCACTAAAAATTGCCAAAGCTTTGGCTCCAGTTGGTTGCGAGCGGTGCTGGTGCTCTCTGGCTGATTCACTAAATCTTGAAAAGCTAAACGTGAAATTGCAGCATTGATAGTGGATGCTTTAGCCCAGCCATAGACGGGAATAATAGCCCACAAAACTGCTTTACAAGCCAATCCTAAGTACTGCTTGAAATGAGAGCGATAGAGTTGGAACCCCGCACTCACAATGTTACCGATACTGAGGGGCCGAATAGGACTAGAAGGGCTCAAATTGGGCGACGACACGAGCCAAGTTCTCCTGGGAATGAATGGAACCAGATTGACGCTATCTTAGGCTACGCTTAGCTTAGAGCGGAATGAAAATTTACAAAGTATGAATATTCAGCGCTGGATTGCACGGCGTGAACCGAACTGGAAACGCTTAGATGCCTTACTGAAGCAAGTCGAAAAACGAGGATTAAAGACACTTCCAGCCGCTGAAATTAAAGAATTAGCCAGTTTATATCGCTCCGTTTCAGCGGATTTAGCCCGTGCCCGTACTAATCAAGTTGGGGCTGCTTTGGTGCAAGACTTGCAGACCCTCACTTCTCGCAGCTATACGCAAATTTATCAAGGCTCCAGACGGCAGGAATGGCAAGCGGCTCTAGATTTTTACCGCTGGGGCTTTCCAGCTTTGGTGCAAGAAACGTGGACCTACATTGCTTTAGCAACCGCGTGTTTTCTCGTTGGGGCTTTAGTAGCTTGGTGGTTCGCTTGGCAAGACCCGACCTTTTTATCGCTGATAGTGCCGGGTGAACTGATTACCAAAGTGCGAGACAAAGGTGAATTGTGGATGGGGTCGATTGTGGGGATTGAACCCCTCGCTTCCAGTCAAATTATGACCAACAATTTGTCAGTATCTTTTGGGGCGATCGCGGGGGGCATAACCGCAGGACTTTACACCCTATTTCTATTAGTTTTCAACGGATTAAGTATTGGAGCGATCGCTACTTTGGTAGGCCAAAATAATTTAGCTTATCCATTTTGGGCCTTTGTCTTTCCCCACGGTTCGCTAGAGTTGCCTGCCATTTTTCTAGCAGGAGGAGCAGGCTTACTGATCGCCAAAGGGCTGTTGTTTCCAGGTAAATATCGCCGTGCTGATGCCTTGCGGCTGTATGGCACGAAGGCAGCGCAGCTAACCTATGGCATTGTACCCATGCTGATTATTGCGGGAATCATTGAAGGCTTTTTCTCGCCTAGCCCCGTCATTCCTTCGTCTTTGAAATACCTTACAGGGATGGGAATTTTTACACTTTTTTTGATGTATTGCAGTCGTAGAAAACTAACAGAGCAAAGTGGCTAAAGCTGATTCCGGGCTTTTAGTTGTAGGTAGCGATCGACCAATTGCTCGGTAATTTGATGGGCAGGCGCATCTAAAACAAGTACTCCTTTTTGACGTAGCTCCGCGAAGGCGACTTGACGTTGCGCCAGTAAATCTAAAGCCACAGCCCGACTATAAGTAGCGGGCACATCCTGGGTTAGGGCGTGGGCTTGTTGATCGACTTGGGGGTCGCGCAGAGTGACGCAAAAAGGCAAATAACGCGGTTTAAGGCGGGCGAGAGCGGCTAATAACTCAGCCGAAGCAGTGGTATCAATTACGTCTGTAATCACTACGACTAGGGCACGACGAGTTTGTTGGTTGACCATGCGAGTCACAGCCCCCAAATAGTCTGGTTCCAGTAACTCCGGTTGCATCGGCGTTAAACGCTCAATTAGCTTGGTGAGATGGTGCTGACCCCGCTCTGGCGGAATCCAGGTGTGAAGCTGGCGATCGAACACTCCCACCCCCACGCGATCGCCCCGATTCAGACCTGCCAAAGCTAGAGACAACGTGGCATTCAAGCCCCAGTCAAACCGAGTTAGACCGTGAACCCGCGCGCTCATCAAACGGCCTCGATCCAGCAAGACAATTAAGGTTTGTTCTTGCTCTGGCTCCAACACTCGCACTAAAGGACGGCTCCGGCGAGCGGTGGCTTTCCAGTCGATCAAACGCGGATCATCTCCTAAGCCATATTCTCGTAATTCGGCAAATTCGGTGCCCATTCCCAACCGACGAGCTTGGCGGACGCTGCCAGTAGACTGCAAAGTCAGGCGAATCGAGAGCGATCGCAACCCCAACAAATCTGGATAAACATCCACTGTTTGAGTTTGGGGCACTTGCCAATCTCGCCAAGCTAACCCCCAAGCCCCCAGTTGCCGCACCTGGATATTGCCCCATTGAAACTGCCCGCGCTGGGTGGGGTGAATCGTGTAAGTTAGCTCCTGGCTACTGTTAGCAGGTAAGGTGGCTTGCAGGCTCGAAGCTGAAACGCTAAACACAGTGGGGTAAGCATCTCGGACTTGAATCCTGGCAGGTTGTGCGCCTGTCTGCACTGCCAACACCACTGGATTATCTCGACCGATCGAGAGACGATGCAGCGGTTGGCGCTCAATTTTGATTTGATGCGATCGCACCTGCCGAGCATCCCAAAAAGCTAAACCCAAAACCACAGCATCAAACAGCAGCAACCCCAGCACCGCCAAGAGTGGTTCAGACTGACCAGGCCAAAGTGCCGTCAAAATGGTGGCGATCGCCATGCCGATGAAGAGTAAACCGTAAACTCGCCAGGAAGGAATCATCGGGGTACTGGAACTTGATTGAGGACTGAACCAATCACAGCGTCGATTTTGAGGCCATCGAGTTGCGCTTCGGGGCGGAGGATGAGGCGATGGCGGAGTAGGGGAGGGGCGATCGCTTTGATGTCATCGGGGGTGACGAAATCTCGCCCAGATAGCCAAGCTTGAGCTTTACTCACTTGCAACCAGGCAACGGTAGCCCGAGGCGAAGCACCTAAAGCTAAATCTGGATGTTGTCGGGTGCGTTGTACCACAGCTAGCAAGTAATCCAATACAGGCTCCTCGACTTTGACCGCTTTAGCAGCTTGGCGAGCTTGCAAAATTTGCTCCACCGTCGCGATCGCTTTGAGCCGAGCTAGATCCAGACGACGCGATTGGAACCCTGCTTGGCTATTCAGCAGCATTTGCTTTTCCGCTTTAGCGTCGGGGTAGTCAACCAAAAGCTTGAATAAAAAGCGGTCTAGTTGCGCTTCGGGGAGGGGATAGGTGCCTTCAAATTCCAGAGAGTTTTGGGTAGCAATCACCCAGAACAACGGCGGTAGCGGCATGCTTTCGCCATCCAGCGTCACCTGCTGTTCTTCCATCGCTTCCAGCAGAGCGGCTTGGGTTTTGGGTGGCGTGCGGTTGATTTCATCTGCCAACAAGATTTCGGTGAAAACCGGGCCTTTTTTTAAGATGAAGCTGCGTGTGTTCAGGTCAAAAATATTCGTGCCCAAAATGTCAGACGGCAAAATGTCGGGGGTGAGCTGAATGCGGCGAAAATCAGCTTGTACCAGTTGGGCCAATACTTTGACTAGGAGCGTTTTGCCTGTACCGGGTACGCCTTCTAGGATCACATGGCCGTTAGCGAGTAAAGCGATCAGCAGTTGCCGCACTAGGGCAGGCTGACCCACAATAACTTGGCTGAGAGCCTGGCCCAGGCGCGTGATTACCGCATGCGTTTCGGTCATAGGTTCTTTAATAGCGAGGTAGATGGTGGCGAACGGTCTGGATTTTTTCTAGCCAAATTAGCAAGTCACGATCGCTGACCTTTTGACCGCGCGATCGCAGTTGTAGCATGTCTGCTAATTCTGCGGCAGGTCGTCCGGTTTGTTGAGTCCAAGCAATCAGCAAAGTTTCAGAGTCTAATAATTGATTGCCCAACCCTAAAGCCCGTTGCACTTGTAATTGTTCTTCTTTGCGAATCGTGTCAATCACAAATTCGCTAGATTCCGCTTTGTGCAAAACTCCTGCTAGAGCTTCAATGTAAGCCTTACTGTTATCCACAGCGGGAGCGGTGACTGAAATCGGCTGACCAAAACGACGGTTGTGCGCCCAAATGCCTAAGAGCAGTAATACTGCAACTTGAATGAATCCAGGCAGCAGAGCAGTGTTGACTAAATAAGCTAGCAAGCTGCGCGATCGCTTTTCTGGAGTTGTAGCGGTAGCGTTGCTGGGATTGCGGTAGCCATGCAGATATTCGTCTACCCAAATTGGCTGCTTAGACTCAGTTACCAATCGGGCTAAAAACTCATAATTAACGCGATGGTCTTGATAGGCATTGGCCGCAAGATAAGGGGTAGTCGCCCAAATCACCTGGCCTTGCCCCAGAGATTGCTGCCAAACCACCGCGCCAAAGCGATCGCCTAGCTTCAAGCTGGTTGTTTCCTGCTTGGTCAAGTAGTGTCGTCTTCGCGTGTCTACCTGTACATCCCCAGCGGGGCTGGTTTGCAACGTGCGGAAAGTTGCATCGGTGACAGGGGTTCGTGCGCCTAAAATTACCAGCGTATTGCCTGTCTCCACCCAGGTTTTCTGGCGATCCGCTAAGACTGGTTCCTTCAGCCCGCTGTTGATTTGTAATAAGGTGGTTTTTCCTGGACTAAATGGATTTTGCGCCAGTTGTTCAAACGGCTGTTGCCACCGTTGGATGGGAGTGCCTCGCTCGCTCATAAAGCTATACCAAGCGCCGTATCCGTCGGGACCACGACTATAAGTGGAACCACTGCGGGAGGCATTCTGGGTCGGAGCGGTCAGCAATGTAAGTAAAGCGATCGCTCCCACGATCAAAAGCCCAAACCACATTTGCCGCCGAGAAAGATTTTGAGCAGGATTCATGAAGGATGGCTCCCAGCAGGAACACGGCTCTCAATTTCTTGATAGGCTTTCTGACACCGATTCAACGTTTCTAGCGAGATCGCCATATTGTTAAACCGCAATTGCTCGTGCGTCGTAATTAATAGCTGGTAGAGCGAAGCTTGGGGAAAATGTTGCACTAGCTGCCAATATTCGCCATTAGTGCGGCTGGCTTCCAAAGGCACTAAATTGGTTTCGCTTAAATATTGCAGCAGTGCAAAATACAGAGCTTGAAAGGCTTCTGGGTAATTGCCTTGGCGTTGGTAGTCTTGCGATCGCTGAAACCATCCAGCAGCATCAAGTTGGCTGACTTGAGCGTTCGTAGCAGGGCGGACTCTAGATCGCCGCAACCAAGCAGGGAACTTTAGAGTACGCAAAGAGGGCCAAAAGGTTTGTAACAACTGCCAAACGATCCAAAGCAAACAAAATCCCGCGAGTAACCAAAAAGCGACCCGTAAAAAGGATTCGATCACATCCGTTAACCAACTGGGTAAAGGCTGTGGATCTTGGCGATCGGGGTTGACCGAGAGTTTGCTCAGTTGTAACTCAATCCACTCTCCCGCTTGCCGCAACAACTGCTGGGTCTGCCAGCTAATGTTAGTCTTCTCAAAGGAACCTGTTGGCATGAATGCATACCATCTGGAAAGGAAGGATACGGTTTTGCCCTATTATCAACGATTCCTGAGCTTTGGCCTATGGGCGATAGAACCTTCACTCGCGATCGCTCAGTGGTGCTGGTAATTGATACAAATTCTTGCAATGAACCGGATTCTGTTTAAATAGCTCTGCAAGTGTAAGATGACCATTTATTTCTACAAAATTAGCGATCCCTACGGCTGTTTTTCCAACTTTTCTCCCCACCCAATCGATATTGCAGATCACACCTGGGCCACGGTTGAGCATTATTACCAGTCACAAAAGTTTATTGGCACCGAACATGAGTCTCTAATCACCACAATTCGAGCGGTAAATACTCCTGAAGAAGCGGCAGCTTTGGGGCGCGATCGCTGTCGAGTACTACGAGAAGATTGGGAACAAGTCAAGACAGAAATTATGTATCAAGCGGTTTTGACCAAGTTTTTGACTCATTCAGAGATTCAAGCCATTTTGCTCTCTACTCAAGACGCATTAATTGTGGAAGACTCCCCTACCGATTACTACTGGGGCTGTGGCTCTCAGAGGACTGGGCAAAACCAACTAGGTAAGATTTTAATGCAAGTTCGTCAAGCCATTCAACTGCAACTAGCTCGGAAATAGCTCGAAAGCGGCATGACAAAAGCTGAATTTTGGGCGTGGGTTTCGCAACTTAGTAAGACAAGAAATATCGTGAAAATGTTATTGATTTTTCTTAAGTAATTTTGAGAAATTTTTAGATGCTTTTACCGATGTCGGCTGTGCTCAAAAACGGCAAAATACATCTAGACCTTTTGGGTTCTTTTAGATCTAATCCGCTATTAAGTCATTGAATAGAGAAATGCCAGAAATGCAGGATTTACAGCTCAGTATTGATCATCAAGATCATGAGGTTTTACTTCACAAAATCACCACCTGCATTCGGCAATCTCTAGAGCTACAGGAAATCTTGATCGCGACTGTCCGAGAAATGCGGTCATTCCTGAGAAGCGATCGCGTCATGATTTATCGCTTTCGTGCAGATGAAAGTGGCGAAGTGATTGCGGAGTCCATTGAGCGCGATCGCCTCCCTTCCTTATCGGGCCTCAGTTTTCCCGCCGATGATATTCCGCCACATGCGCGGGCACTGTTTCTAAAAGCTCGGCAACGCTCCATTGTAGACCTCGCCTCCGAGCAAATTGGGTTAAGCCCTCTAGACAACCCAGACACTGGGATGCCTCTGACAGGAGAAGATATCCGCTATCGCCCTGTAGACCCTTGCCATGTCGCGTACTTAACGGCAATGGGGGTGAAGTCTTCCTTAGTGGTGCCAATTTTGCACCAAGATATGCGGACCCAAGCAGAAGAACCGATTCTGTGGGGGCTGCTCGTGTCTCACCATGCTGAACCTCGCGCGGTTACTGAGTCAGAGTTACAGGTGGTGCAGCAAGTCGCAGACCAAGTTTCCATTGCGATCGCTCAATCAGAATTGTTACGGCAAGCCAGATCCCAAGCTGAGAAAGAAGCCAGCATCAATCAAATTGCAGGCCTGCTGCATACCCTCCCCACGCTGCAACTCCAAGCAGCTTTAGAGCGGGCAGTCACGTTAATGCAAGGGTCGGGAGGTAGGCTCTATGCTTTTGAACCTCATGCCCCTTCCTCCTTCACCTTGGCGATCTGTGGCTCCCAACCGCAGATGCCAGGACAAACCGAGCCTTGGGTGATCGAGCAAAGCCCAATGTGGCAGCGGTATTTCCAACCTGGATTACAGAGTGAGTCTCACAAGCTCATCTGTGTCACCGACCTCTATAGAGAGCCACAACTGCGAGTCTTAGCTCCTGCTTTTCAAGCAACTCGGATTCGTGGCATTTTGGTCGTGCCGCTCCAGTATCGCCAGCAATTCCTGGGCTACCTGAGTGTTTTTCGAGATGCGATCGATACTGAAACCATGTGGGCAGGACGGTTTGACCCCGACCAGCGACAACTCCAGCCCCGCAACTCCTTTGAGGTTTGGCGAGAACTCAAGCAAGGTCAAGCTTTGACGTGGACTCCAGAAGATGGAGAACTGGCGATCGCATTAGGCGACCACTTCTCTATGGCAATTCAGCAGCAGCAACTCTACCAACAAATACAAGGGTTGAATGTCAGTTTAGAGTTGCAAGTTCAGAAACGCACCACTGAATTGGAGCAAGCCTTAGAGTCTGCTCGTTTGCTCAGACAAGTCAGTGACCAAATTCGCAGCACCCTCAACCTGCCGACGATTTTGCAAACCATTGTGCGAGAAGTACGGGGGTTGCTCGATACCGATCGCGTGGTGATTTATCAATTTGTCCGAGGTTGGCAAGGGGAAATTGTCGTTGAGGAAGTGGCAGGAGAGTGGGCATCGATTCTGCATGAAAAATATGCCGATGAATGCTTCCCGGCTGAACACGCCAGCTTATACCAGCACGGTCGAATTCGGGCGGTTGATCATGTGAAGCAATCTGACCTGCATCCTTGCCATATCGAGTTTTTAAGCAATCTGCAAGTGCAGGCTAACTTGGTCGTGCCGATTCGGATGGGGGAGCAATTGTGGGGCTTGTTGATTGCTCACGAGTGTCGAGGGCCTCGTCGCTGGCAATCCTTTGAAATCGAGTTGCTAGAGCAATTGGCTGACCAGGCGGCGATCGCAATTCAACAGGCCGAGTTATACGAGCAAAGCTGTGCAACGGCAGCAATGGCAACAGCACAAGCTAGACAGATTGAGCAAACTGCTGAGCAACAGCAAGCTCTGTTTGAGGTCATTACCAAAATTCGGGAATCGCTAGATCTACAAACAATTTTTCAGGCAACGGCGAGAGAAGTGCGCCAACTGCTCAACGTCGATCGCGTCGGGATGTTTCGATTTGAGCCAGAGTCTAGTTACCAAGATGGTATCTTTGTCTCCGAAAGTCTGCTGCCTGGTTTTACCTCGGTGCTAGACCTCAGAGTTCATGACCACTGCTTTGGCGAACAGTATGCCCCGTTTTA
Encoded proteins:
- a CDS encoding NADAR family protein gives rise to the protein MTIYFYKISDPYGCFSNFSPHPIDIADHTWATVEHYYQSQKFIGTEHESLITTIRAVNTPEEAAALGRDRCRVLREDWEQVKTEIMYQAVLTKFLTHSEIQAILLSTQDALIVEDSPTDYYWGCGSQRTGQNQLGKILMQVRQAIQLQLARK
- a CDS encoding DUF4129 domain-containing protein; the protein is MPTGSFEKTNISWQTQQLLRQAGEWIELQLSKLSVNPDRQDPQPLPSWLTDVIESFLRVAFWLLAGFCLLWIVWQLLQTFWPSLRTLKFPAWLRRSRVRPATNAQVSQLDAAGWFQRSQDYQRQGNYPEAFQALYFALLQYLSETNLVPLEASRTNGEYWQLVQHFPQASLYQLLITTHEQLRFNNMAISLETLNRCQKAYQEIESRVPAGSHPS
- a CDS encoding DUF4350 domain-containing protein, producing the protein MWFGLLIVGAIALLTLLTAPTQNASRSGSTYSRGPDGYGAWYSFMSERGTPIQRWQQPFEQLAQNPFSPGKTTLLQINSGLKEPVLADRQKTWVETGNTLVILGARTPVTDATFRTLQTSPAGDVQVDTRRRHYLTKQETTSLKLGDRFGAVVWQQSLGQGQVIWATTPYLAANAYQDHRVNYEFLARLVTESKQPIWVDEYLHGYRNPSNATATTPEKRSRSLLAYLVNTALLPGFIQVAVLLLLGIWAHNRRFGQPISVTAPAVDNSKAYIEALAGVLHKAESSEFVIDTIRKEEQLQVQRALGLGNQLLDSETLLIAWTQQTGRPAAELADMLQLRSRGQKVSDRDLLIWLEKIQTVRHHLPRY
- a CDS encoding GAF domain-containing protein, producing the protein MPEMQDLQLSIDHQDHEVLLHKITTCIRQSLELQEILIATVREMRSFLRSDRVMIYRFRADESGEVIAESIERDRLPSLSGLSFPADDIPPHARALFLKARQRSIVDLASEQIGLSPLDNPDTGMPLTGEDIRYRPVDPCHVAYLTAMGVKSSLVVPILHQDMRTQAEEPILWGLLVSHHAEPRAVTESELQVVQQVADQVSIAIAQSELLRQARSQAEKEASINQIAGLLHTLPTLQLQAALERAVTLMQGSGGRLYAFEPHAPSSFTLAICGSQPQMPGQTEPWVIEQSPMWQRYFQPGLQSESHKLICVTDLYREPQLRVLAPAFQATRIRGILVVPLQYRQQFLGYLSVFRDAIDTETMWAGRFDPDQRQLQPRNSFEVWRELKQGQALTWTPEDGELAIALGDHFSMAIQQQQLYQQIQGLNVSLELQVQKRTTELEQALESARLLRQVSDQIRSTLNLPTILQTIVREVRGLLDTDRVVIYQFVRGWQGEIVVEEVAGEWASILHEKYADECFPAEHASLYQHGRIRAVDHVKQSDLHPCHIEFLSNLQVQANLVVPIRMGEQLWGLLIAHECRGPRRWQSFEIELLEQLADQAAIAIQQAELYEQSCATAAMATAQARQIEQTAEQQQALFEVITKIRESLDLQTIFQATAREVRQLLNVDRVGMFRFEPESSYQDGIFVSESLLPGFTSVLDLRVHDHCFGEQYAPFYQQGRIQAVSDLYATNLSDCHLKILERFQVRANLVVPLIQSDELWGLLCVHQCSQPHEWTTAEIEFVTQIAAQLGVAIQQAELLTQTQHQTVQLAQTLNELQQTQTQLIQTEKMSSLGQLVAGVAHEINNPVNFIYGNVSYASEYTKELLTLLQLYQQHYPQPERPIQDYAAAIDLDFLAADLPKMLASMKVGADRIRQIVLSLRNFSRLDQAEKKPVDIHEGIDSTLMILQHRLGLANDPLAIKVVKQYGLLPLVECYAGQLNQVFMNIISNAIDAIVNANQQGLEQGVPLNPGVIEIETELMHLENSAGSHMLIRISDNGPGMPETVRSRIFDPFFTTKPVGQGTGLGLSISYQIVVEKHGGILKCESQLDQGTQFLIEIPLCQSSVAPVAIASSTT